The Sorangiineae bacterium MSr11954 DNA segment CCGCCGCTGGTGGGCGCCATGGCGCAGCAAGCCGAGGTTCGCGCGATCCTGGGCGAGCTCATTCTGCAACTGAACCCGACCAATCAGCAAAAGGTCCGCGGCATCCCGCTGGTGTTCGATGCCGATCCCGATGTCAACGCCTACGCGGGCTGCGACGACAACGGCGCGCCGTTCCTCGCGGGCACCGCCGGTTTGCTGGACGCGGTCGATGGTGTCGCGCAGACCCGCGCGACCGACGAGCTATTCGGCACGCAGACGTACGAAGCGTACATGAGCGCGGTTCTGCCGCGCTTGATGCAGGCCAAGCCGCAGAGCCCCGCGCTCCCGCAGGGCATCATCCCCATCCAGTACGCCATGAACCCGCAGCGCCTCTCGCACGCGCGCGAGCTGTTCGACGACATCATCGCCTTTACGTTCGGGCACGAGCTGGCCCACCACTACTTGGGTCACACGGGCTGCGCCAACGGTCAGGCGATGAGCTCGGGGCCCAACCCCGCGGTCGTGGGGCACATGGTGACGCGCATCCTGCCGGGCCTCAACCAGTTCAACGAGGCCGCGGCCGACAACTTCGGGTGCATCGACGTGCTCGACACCGGCCGCGCGCGGCGCCCGCAATACCGCTGGTCGGAGAAGGGGGGCATCTTCCTCTTCGACTTCTTCTCCCGATTGGAGCGCGCCTCCGGAATATCGGTTTTCAACCCAATCGGCTTTTTGCGCACCCACCCCAATCCGCAACTTCGCACGCCGCTCATTCAAGCGACGGCGCGAACTTGGTATTCGCAGCACCCCGACGTCCGGTAGTAGAATACGGAGATGGAGGACACCCCCCGCCCCAAGCCGTCCAGGCTCCCGACCGTTTTGATCGTGGATGACAACCCCGACATGCTGGTGCAAGTGGGGTCGTATCTCGCGGCGCGGGGCATCCGGGTGGTGCCGTCGAACTCGGCCCTGGGGGTCAGCTCGCTGGTGATGCGGCACCGCCCCGAGATCGTGGTGCTCGACGTGATGATGCCCGCGCTCGACGGCGGCGCCCTCGCCAAGCTGCTGCTCGGCCTGCGCTCGGTGCCCGACATGCGCATCGTCTTCTATTCGTCGATGGACGAGGAGCGGCTCTACGAGCTGGCGCGCAGCACCCCGCGCGCCTCGTACGTGCTGAAGTCCGACGGGCTCGCGGCCCTCTACGACGCCGTCTCCACCATCTTGGAGCACCGAACCGGATGAAGCCCGTGGGTGACCTCTCGGCCGCCCGCTCGTCGAAAAGCCCGCCGCCGGCGCCCGCGTCGCGCCGTTTTTTGCTCGCCACGGCGCTTCTCGTCATCGGGTTCGTGATGCTCCAAGTCCACGCGGCGCGGCTCCAAGTCGAGCTCGACGAGCTGCACCGCCGCGGGTCCATCGAGCGCGTGCACATCGAGCTGGGCACCCAAATCCGCCGCAACTGCCGCCTCCTCTACGTGGCGCTGCTCGAGCACTGGCACGGGCACCCGAGCACCGTATGGGAGAGCCGTTTCACCGAGGTCGGGCGCCTGCTCTCCTCCTTGATGGCCGCCTCCGCCGACGATCCCGAGGAGGACCAAGCGCGCGCCCACCTGCGCGAGGTGGTCGACGCGTGGGTCGAGCGGCTGCGAAGCGTCCTCGCGCGCGGCGAGGGGCCCTCGGAGCTCGACGGGATGCGCCTGCTCCACGCGCACGTCGACGAGTGGGCGGACAAGGTGCTCGACGCCGACGTGCGCGCGGGCCAGCTCTTCGACGCGCAGCACGGCACGGTGCGCAACCAGTGGATCATCGTGGAGGCGATCGCCGCGTCCATACTGGTGTGCATCGCGGTCGTCGCCGTGTGGTGGCGCCTGCGCGTGCGCGCCGCGAGCTCCTATGTGGAGCAAACGCGCCGCGATCACGAGCGCGCCGCGCGGAGCGAGTTCTTCACCAACATGTCGCACGAGCTGCGCACCCCGCTGGTCTCCATCGGCGGCTTCGCGTCGATGATCGAGGACAACCCCAGCACCATGCCCGACGTGCGCAGCTACGCGCGCAAGATCAACCACGTCTCGCGGGAGCTGCTGGCCATCATCAACAACATCCTCGACGTGGCGAAGCTCGAGTCGGACCATATGAAGTTCTTCATCGAGCCCGTCTCCATTCAAGAGGTGCTGGAGCGGTGCATCGCCCGCGCCGAGGGGCTCATCGGCCACAAGCCGCTGAAGCTCGCCCTGCAGGTCCCGGCGCCGGAGAGCGTGCCGCGCGTGCGGGGCGACTTCGTGAAGCTCCAGCAAGTCTTCACGAACATCATCGGCAACGCCGTGAAGTTCACGGAGAAGGGCCAGATCGTCACCCGCGTCTCCTCCGAGGGCAAGAGCGTGGTGGTCGAGGTGCAAGACACGGGCATCGGCATCG contains these protein-coding regions:
- a CDS encoding response regulator; translation: MEDTPRPKPSRLPTVLIVDDNPDMLVQVGSYLAARGIRVVPSNSALGVSSLVMRHRPEIVVLDVMMPALDGGALAKLLLGLRSVPDMRIVFYSSMDEERLYELARSTPRASYVLKSDGLAALYDAVSTILEHRTG
- a CDS encoding HAMP domain-containing histidine kinase: MGDLSAARSSKSPPPAPASRRFLLATALLVIGFVMLQVHAARLQVELDELHRRGSIERVHIELGTQIRRNCRLLYVALLEHWHGHPSTVWESRFTEVGRLLSSLMAASADDPEEDQARAHLREVVDAWVERLRSVLARGEGPSELDGMRLLHAHVDEWADKVLDADVRAGQLFDAQHGTVRNQWIIVEAIAASILVCIAVVAVWWRLRVRAASSYVEQTRRDHERAARSEFFTNMSHELRTPLVSIGGFASMIEDNPSTMPDVRSYARKINHVSRELLAIINNILDVAKLESDHMKFFIEPVSIQEVLERCIARAEGLIGHKPLKLALQVPAPESVPRVRGDFVKLQQVFTNIIGNAVKFTEKGQIVTRVSSEGKSVVVEVQDTGIGIEPQSLQTIWEPFRQVDHKVSRKFGGSGLGLAIVHAVITRLGGAVSVESTVGVGTTFRVTLPVDANPAAVVRERSSSRTLP